From the genome of bacterium, one region includes:
- a CDS encoding flagellar basal body P-ring protein FlgI, producing the protein MRNAECGMRNVRLKAIGYWLLAIGLFGVFAMPAVRIKEITNIKGMTTNQIIGYGLIVGLNGTGDSKGTFFTANSIANMLANFGIYVDKTKMKVKNVAAVMVSAELPPFARAGSKISITISSIGDCKDLSGGILIQTPLIGPDGIVYAIAQGPISMGRLTKTHPTVARITDGAIIEREVIDEIFKSKTISLYLKNPDFTSASSIVDAINLHLGNIAKAIDPSLIEIEIPEDFKNDPVSFISIIQNLSVKPDCKAKIVINERTGTIVMGEEIRISKCAISHGNLSVVIEGEEKGKKEGSVILMKEGISVSEIVSSLNAIGANPSDIISILQAMKEAGALFAEIIIM; encoded by the coding sequence ATGCGGAATGCGGAGTGTGGAATGCGGAATGTAAGGCTTAAGGCTATTGGCTATTGGCTATTGGCTATTGGCTTATTTGGTGTTTTTGCAATGCCAGCAGTAAGGATAAAGGAGATTACAAATATTAAAGGGATGACCACGAACCAGATAATTGGCTATGGCCTTATTGTAGGCTTAAATGGAACAGGTGATTCTAAAGGGACATTTTTTACCGCCAATTCTATTGCCAATATGCTTGCCAATTTTGGGATATATGTTGATAAGACAAAGATGAAGGTAAAGAATGTAGCGGCTGTTATGGTCTCTGCCGAGCTTCCACCCTTTGCCAGAGCAGGAAGTAAGATTAGCATTACCATATCATCCATTGGTGATTGTAAAGACCTATCTGGCGGAATCCTTATCCAGACACCCTTAATTGGTCCTGATGGCATTGTCTATGCCATTGCCCAAGGACCAATATCAATGGGAAGATTAACAAAAACACATCCAACGGTAGCAAGGATAACCGATGGTGCGATAATTGAAAGGGAGGTTATCGATGAGATATTTAAAAGCAAAACAATATCTCTATACCTTAAAAACCCAGATTTTACCAGCGCCTCATCCATAGTAGATGCAATAAACCTCCATCTTGGAAATATAGCAAAGGCAATTGACCCATCCCTTATTGAGATAGAGATTCCAGAGGATTTTAAAAACGACCCTGTATCCTTTATCTCAATTATCCAAAACCTATCTGTAAAGCCAGATTGCAAGGCAAAGATTGTAATAAATGAAAGGACGGGAACCATTGTAATGGGAGAAGAGATAAGGATTTCAAAATGTGCTATATCGCATGGAAACCTCTCGGTTGTTATAGAGGGAGAGGAAAAGGGGAAGAAAGAGGGAAGCGTTATTTTGATGAAGGAGGGAATAAGCGTCTCAGAGATTGTTTCATCATTAAATGCTATTGGGGCAAATCCATCTGACATTATCTCTATCCTTCAGGCAATGAAGGAGGCAGGTGCATTATTTGCTGAAATTATAATAATGTAA
- the dxs gene encoding 1-deoxy-D-xylulose-5-phosphate synthase — protein MKDPEDLKGLNLNELKELAEEIRELIIETTSKTGGHLASSLGVVELTLALHYVFSFSKDRLIWDVGHQSYAHKILTGRADKFHTLRQLGGISGFPKTLESIYDAFDTGHASTSISLALGMAIARDLKKENKKIVAVIGDGAMGGGLSFEALNYAGAEKRDLLVILNSNEMSISETVGSLSKYLNKLITLPIYMKFREDMNSLIKRLPLGKKAIKISHKIEEGIKAMIVPGILFEELGFRYIGPIDGHNISLLIKTLKNIKEQKGPILLHIITKKGKGYKMAEENPELFHGSSPFEIKTGKPLMKQEQKTYSQAFGEIILALAKEDRRVVVITAAMVSGCGISNFFKELPERAFDVGICEEHAVTMAGAMAKEGLKPFVCIYSTFLQRAYDQIIHDVCLQNLPVVFMVDRAGIVGEDGETHQGLFDLSYLSSCPNMVLSSPRNLNELGRLVKTALNYNGPFAIRYPKGLDKFDYDLSLPPFAIGEGELLEEGKNCLILATGCMVDIAMEAIALLKKERLSLSLINCRFIKPLPEDLILKNIRRKIITIEDHNVSCGFGSAVSKLLSDKNVMVYSLGLPDKFIEQGKRNELLEKYGLSSQGIAHSIRKICV, from the coding sequence ATAAAAGACCCAGAAGACCTTAAAGGTTTAAACCTTAATGAGCTTAAAGAATTAGCAGAAGAGATAAGGGAGCTAATCATAGAAACCACATCAAAAACAGGTGGGCATTTAGCCTCCTCCCTGGGTGTGGTTGAGCTTACCCTTGCCCTTCATTATGTCTTCTCATTTTCAAAGGACAGGCTAATTTGGGATGTTGGTCATCAAAGCTATGCCCATAAAATATTGACCGGAAGAGCTGATAAATTCCACACCCTGCGTCAGCTGGGTGGAATATCAGGCTTTCCAAAAACTCTTGAGAGCATCTATGATGCATTTGATACCGGGCATGCCTCTACATCCATTTCTCTTGCTCTGGGAATGGCGATTGCTAGAGACCTTAAGAAAGAAAACAAAAAAATTGTTGCCGTAATCGGCGATGGTGCGATGGGTGGTGGATTAAGCTTTGAGGCGTTAAACTATGCCGGGGCTGAAAAGAGAGACCTTCTGGTTATCTTAAATAGCAATGAGATGTCCATATCAGAGACCGTGGGCAGCCTTTCTAAATACCTTAATAAGCTTATCACCCTCCCTATTTATATGAAGTTTAGGGAGGATATGAACTCTCTTATAAAAAGGCTTCCCTTGGGGAAAAAGGCAATTAAGATTTCCCATAAAATTGAGGAGGGGATAAAGGCAATGATTGTCCCTGGCATTCTCTTTGAAGAGCTTGGCTTTAGATACATTGGACCAATAGATGGCCACAATATTTCTCTTTTGATAAAAACCCTAAAAAACATAAAGGAGCAAAAAGGACCTATTCTTCTTCATATTATTACAAAAAAGGGAAAGGGTTATAAAATGGCTGAGGAAAATCCAGAATTATTCCACGGAAGCTCCCCATTTGAGATTAAAACAGGAAAACCCTTAATGAAACAAGAGCAAAAGACATATTCACAAGCCTTTGGTGAGATTATATTAGCCCTGGCAAAAGAGGACAGGAGGGTTGTGGTTATAACCGCGGCAATGGTTTCGGGGTGTGGCATTTCAAATTTCTTTAAAGAGCTTCCTGAGAGAGCATTTGATGTTGGAATCTGCGAGGAACATGCGGTTACAATGGCAGGGGCTATGGCAAAGGAAGGGCTTAAGCCATTTGTCTGCATTTACTCAACATTCCTACAGCGTGCTTATGACCAGATAATCCATGATGTCTGCCTTCAAAATCTACCGGTTGTTTTTATGGTTGACCGAGCTGGGATTGTGGGTGAGGATGGAGAGACCCATCAGGGGCTATTTGATCTTTCATACCTTTCATCCTGCCCAAATATGGTTTTATCCTCACCAAGAAATTTAAATGAATTAGGGAGGCTTGTAAAAACAGCCCTTAATTACAATGGCCCATTTGCCATTCGCTATCCAAAGGGACTTGATAAATTTGATTATGATTTAAGTCTTCCTCCCTTTGCTATAGGAGAGGGAGAGCTTTTGGAAGAAGGAAAAAACTGCCTTATCCTTGCTACTGGCTGTATGGTAGACATTGCAATGGAGGCTATTGCTTTGTTAAAAAAAGAGAGGCTTTCTTTATCCCTTATAAATTGCAGATTTATAAAGCCCCTTCCCGAAGATCTTATTCTTAAAAACATAAGGCGGAAGATAATTACCATTGAAGACCATAATGTCTCTTGTGGTTTTGGGTCGGCTGTTTCTAAGCTTTTATCTGATAAAAATGTAATGGTTTATTCCCTAGGTCTTCCCGATAAATTTATTGAGCAGGGAAAAAGAAATGAGCTTTTGGAAAAATATGGGCTTTCTTCACAAGGCATTGCACATTCCATAAGAAAGATATGTGTTTAG
- a CDS encoding FliM/FliN family flagellar motor switch protein, giving the protein MEKEIYDYDFRNPPRLTKDNLISLKTIYEGFSKKTGAWLSNRSGEEVTIETEDSLQTDYSSFIAKYPYPTILGLISQAPLTSLSIIWLKPSLAFYLIDKFLGGKGESIEIDREITSVEREILKKVLDELISFLKQAWARVCEIDFKLEDIATNPLSLKAISPNEIILKTGFKIKIKEREENFSLCLPFISIEPYLDRLTTKPKEEKKTKEMTSTTIGLISLSVVALLGKTKLTIKEVLNLSCGDVLKLPTRVSDGVVLCVGGKERFIATPGISGGNMAVQIKKVLKEEKNE; this is encoded by the coding sequence ATGGAAAAAGAGATTTACGATTATGATTTTAGAAATCCACCACGGCTAACCAAGGATAATCTCATTAGCTTAAAGACAATTTATGAGGGGTTTTCTAAAAAAACAGGGGCTTGGCTTTCCAATAGATCAGGAGAAGAGGTTACCATAGAAACAGAGGATTCTTTACAGACAGATTACTCAAGCTTTATCGCAAAATATCCATATCCAACAATACTCGGTTTAATTTCCCAAGCTCCACTTACATCCCTTTCTATAATCTGGCTAAAACCAAGCCTTGCTTTTTACCTCATTGATAAATTTTTGGGGGGAAAGGGAGAAAGCATTGAAATAGATAGGGAGATAACAAGCGTTGAGAGGGAGATTCTTAAAAAAGTGCTGGATGAGCTTATAAGTTTCCTTAAACAGGCATGGGCCAGGGTTTGTGAGATAGATTTTAAATTAGAGGACATAGCAACAAACCCCCTTTCTCTTAAGGCTATATCTCCAAACGAGATTATCCTAAAAACGGGTTTTAAAATAAAAATAAAGGAAAGGGAAGAAAATTTTTCTTTATGCCTTCCATTCATAAGCATTGAACCATACCTTGATAGACTAACCACAAAACCAAAGGAGGAAAAGAAAACAAAAGAAATGACTTCTACAACAATTGGGCTTATCTCCCTTTCCGTGGTTGCCCTTCTTGGGAAGACAAAATTAACAATAAAGGAGGTCTTAAATCTCTCTTGCGGTGATGTCCTAAAGCTTCCCACCAGAGTTTCTGATGGTGTTGTCTTGTGTGTAGGAGGAAAGGAAAGATTTATTGCCACCCCTGGCATATCAGGAGGAAATATGGCTGTCCAGATAAAGAAGGTTCTGAAGGAGGAAAAAAACGAATAG
- the fliE gene encoding flagellar hook-basal body complex protein FliE — MEVDLFSLLPEPSVQPKIETKKDKNGLFDLVLSGLKETNRLENNADKLTQDLVLGKLENIHDLMIATEKAEIALNFTMAIRNQALRAYQEIMGMGR; from the coding sequence ATGGAAGTTGATTTATTTTCTTTATTACCAGAGCCAAGTGTTCAACCAAAGATTGAGACCAAAAAGGATAAAAATGGATTATTTGACCTTGTACTTTCTGGTTTAAAGGAGACAAATCGGCTAGAAAACAATGCAGATAAGCTTACCCAAGACCTTGTATTGGGAAAGCTTGAGAATATCCATGACCTTATGATTGCCACTGAGAAGGCAGAAATAGCCCTTAATTTTACAATGGCAATCAGGAATCAAGCTTTGCGTGCCTACCAGGAAATTATGGGAATGGGGAGGTAA
- the flgC gene encoding flagellar basal body rod protein FlgC codes for MLTGGLFRGIDASASGMSAEKLRMDIISENIANANTTRTPEGGPYKRRFPIFTPRRQEPLFNLPFIKPPITIEPGNGVRVLRIEEDKTPPKLKYEPGHPDADENGYVAYPNINLATEMINLITAARAYEANVTAARNAKQMMMKALEI; via the coding sequence ATGTTAACCGGTGGATTGTTTAGGGGAATAGATGCATCGGCATCTGGAATGTCGGCTGAGAAATTAAGGATGGATATTATCTCAGAAAACATTGCCAATGCCAATACAACAAGGACACCTGAGGGAGGTCCATACAAAAGGAGATTTCCCATATTTACACCAAGAAGACAAGAGCCATTATTCAACCTGCCATTTATTAAGCCTCCCATAACCATTGAACCGGGTAATGGCGTCAGAGTTTTAAGGATAGAGGAGGATAAAACACCTCCTAAGTTAAAGTATGAACCAGGCCATCCAGATGCTGATGAAAATGGCTATGTGGCATATCCAAATATAAACCTTGCCACAGAGATGATAAATTTAATCACAGCCGCGCGTGCATATGAGGCAAATGTTACAGCAGCAAGAAATGCCAAGCAGATGATGATGAAGGCATTGGAAATATGA
- the flgB gene encoding flagellar basal body rod protein FlgB, with amino-acid sequence MFIDSLSAKTIELAKKGLDSATLRHNVISNNIANVNTPGFKRQSVVFEDALKKNKLSAKRLNPKHIPFSYEKNENSSRIITENDTIYRNDGNNVDIDKEMEDLVKNAIYYNAIATRLAKKFSLLKLVAQGGR; translated from the coding sequence ATGTTTATTGATAGTTTATCTGCAAAAACAATTGAGCTGGCAAAGAAAGGGCTAGATTCTGCTACACTTAGGCACAATGTTATCTCAAACAATATTGCCAATGTGAATACACCAGGCTTTAAAAGGCAATCTGTTGTTTTTGAAGATGCTCTAAAGAAAAACAAGCTCTCTGCAAAGAGGCTAAATCCAAAGCATATTCCATTTTCCTATGAAAAGAATGAAAATTCTTCCAGAATTATTACAGAAAATGATACAATATATAGGAATGATGGAAATAATGTTGACATAGATAAAGAGATGGAAGACCTAGTAAAGAATGCAATTTATTACAATGCAATAGCAACCAGGCTGGCAAAGAAGTTTAGCCTGCTTAAGCTGGTTGCCCAAGGAGGGAGATAA